The DNA region tgttctcccccggttgcgttcctcttttCCCACCTAATGGACACTGCTGATTcgacagcagaccagggcacgagggaGCAACtatttgaggaggcagctgccctcatcctgagggaacctgccctgcgtgcggCCCTGCAACTCctaggcctgcagccagcagccacaccaggtccCACGTCTCAGCCAGGTCAGttttgtcacgctcaggttccagtgcagccctgccacgctcaggttccagtgcagccctgccacgctcaggttccagtgcagccctgccacgctcaggttccagtgcagccctgccacgctcaggttccagtgcagccctgccacgctcaggttccagtgcagccctgccacgctaaggttccagtgcagccctgccacgctaaggttccagtgcagccctgccacgctcaggttccagtgcagccctgccacgctcaggccCCAgacccagtccagtcgtgctctgctcaggctccagccccagttcagtcgagctctgctcaggctctagccccagttcagtcgagctctgctcaggctctagccccagttcggtcgagctccgttcaggctctagccccagttcagtcgcgctccgttcaggctctagccccagttcagtcgagctccgttcaggctctagccccagttcagtcgagctccgttcaggctctagccccagtccagtcgagtcaagtcCAGGTCCTAGTCCCAGTCGAGTCGAGtcaagtccaggtcccagtcgagtcgagtcgagtccaggtccagtccagtcgagtccaggccccgtccagtcgagtcgagTCCAGgtccccgtccagtcgagtcgagTCCAGGTCCCCGTCCAGTCAAGACACGTTCAGGTCCCCGTCCAGTCGAGACAcgttcaggtcccagtccagtcgagacaggttcaggtcccagtccagtcaagtcacgctcaggcctCGTCcaagccagagggcaccacccgtCAAACAAGTGCtagtcacacccaatcaggcccgacatCTACTttgtcgagctcggcagctgcaagcagccatgccggctccagagaggacgccgtctcagtccctgccggctccagtgcgGAGCCCGAGAGCAGCACTCCCGGTGgaccgcacctgcatcggttcccggtggtccggctccgaccgcatctgcatcggttcctggtggtccggcgccgaccacgtctccatgcctgtcctcgtctctggttccggcctcgcctccacgtctgtcctcgtttCTGGTtcgtctgccggactggtggcctcgtcCTCGTCACCTCCTGCCggttgggtggcgctgcctcctgcggcgccgtctgcCGCGGCTCCGCCGTCGTCGGGCCGCTCACCTAgggaacgtcccctcctgccacgacgatggcgcggtctctgccgtcaTCGTCCACCGCGATTCTGGGGTCCTTGGATCACCTccatcaggaggagggtggaCTTGGCTCCGCCCTCCCGGACTCCGCCAGCCTGGCTTTTGGGCATGGGgagtgccgtctcggcctggtgGTCGCGCAACCTGCCCTCTCCTTGCCACCATCCCCCGTGAAGGGACAGTCTGGACCTTGTTTTTCTTGTAATACGGACTCATCATGGACTCAACTTCCTGCCCTGTCTCATAtccttgttgttgttattgtggttgttcctgttttgaccctcctccggtcgtccctccgcccaccctgcttgtctgccttgtcaaGGAGGGAtttggtccctcctcctgagaccaccctccgcccgccctgggtTGGGGgcggggggcttccgtgggcgccatGGTaaacgccctagggggaggggtactgtcacgtccCATGTCACgtcctgcttttactttgagAGTACTTCCCGTTCTCGTCTCAGTTGTCTCACTCCccggttcccattatccacacctgtccgtaattagttAATCAAacaccagtatttagtctccacctctcacacactctagctgccagattgtcaacTCATAGTACTTCGATCCAGCGTTCCCGTATCGTCTCTTGTTTTTGATCCTGCTTAATCCTGACCATTGAATCCTGTCTGACCTGTGAGTTTTTCTAGTCCctacctgtaccgtcgctgtgcTTCCCGGTGTACcgaacctttgcctgcctgctgGACCTGATATTGTTTGCTCCTTGCCTGTGCTTAAAGACCGTGCccctctgtgtatgacctggaccgattGACTACGATTGTGCTAATAAACCCTGATTCCTTCCTCACCATgtctgtgcgctgtgcatttgggtcctcctccgtgtgttctgacacCGGGAGTGCTTTGGTTTTTAGTCCTGTCTTCTGTGATGTCAACTACTGATTGTTTCCTGTCTCATAATTAGTATCATCATTTCAACCTGTGCATCAAGTAATTAAGTTCCTAATTTTGAATCCAGTCTTTTGGTTAGTGAGGTCACGCTGCCCAttgtgcttctgctgtgtcaaGTTTTGGTGTTaagttttggttttgtgtgtgtctttttgttctgttttattgcATGTTTAGGTTTTGGTACCTTTGACTGATTTCTCCTGAATACAGGAGCAGTGATTTTAGTTCTGGTTACTTCCCATTTGTGTTTCCATTAAATTACTTACTATGTACTCTTTATATCTTGGGGCATATGTTTGAGTCCTCTCTCTGGTTTAGTTAGTTAGGTATTTCCCTATATGTATTTTTCCCCAATGTATATTTCCCCAATTTTCATTACAACTGCAGTTTGTGGAGAATACGGAACAATCAATTGTTATTGATTGTGCGCcacactgtggctgcccacaGGAGTTAAGTCAAAATACAGAAATATATTTCTCCAATGTTGttattcttattgttatttGTTATTGAATTCAAATAGCCAAACATTTacagctgtttttaaatgtaaaattttaGTGGACCTGTTTTCGGATTTGTGTCAATCTTACCCTTCTTTCAGCATGATACTTACATAGTAGGAGCAGCAGACCCAGCAACAGCATCGCAATGCCTGCGGGACCTAACTCAGTTTTTCTTTGGGCCTGACTTTGAGATTCTCGAAAGACACAGGGCATTCCTGCTTTACAGGCACAAACATGAATCTTGACCATCTGTGGTGCAGGACAGGCTTTTCCCTGCTCATCTGTCACGTTAAATTCCACTTCATATGAACCAGGCAATAAAGTCTCATGGGTCCTCACAATCACTGCAGTGTCTGTTGACAACAGAACAAACAATATAATGAAAATCTAAATGAAAATCTTTATTCCAAATTAAAGACTAAAGGCTAGGCcttgatatttataaaaaaattgataaaaaaataaaaaatataaaaaatttaattataaaaacaacaagcagcaggttTCTTACCATTGAGATGCTCTACCTGCCATTTGCCCTGAGCTTCCTTTGAGatgattttaaaattaaacgGAGGTCCATTAGGGTATGCATCTGTGTCTACTGCATTCACAATGACAGCATCATCCGTGGTACACAGAGTTTGGATGTTAGTGGTCAACGTGGGGCAGTTGTCATTTAGATCGTCCACCTGAATAGCTATGGTGCCAGTGGCTGTTTTAGCAGGCATGTCTATGTTGGAAGAATGGAAACAGGAACAGATAAGTTTAAATTTTATCAAACCAgccatatgtactgtatgcaaatGTGTAGTAAGTACACCGCACGTGATGACTATGTGCATTACTCACTGGtctaatgttaaatgtaaatatgaaaTTTAAAGATGCACCTTCTGTAATGCAGAGTACTTTAGCAATGTAGGTCCCATTAACCAGAAATTTCTTTGAAGAGTCTCTGTCAGGTTTCTTGTTCATTCTGATCTCAGCTGTTGTTGGGTCAATTGTTAGCCAATTGTCAGGGTCTGAGCCTTTGGCATATCTATAATACaatacagtgtttgtttttatagaaatgaaaaaaaatttaaCAAATTTGTAGTTTCTGTAAAGGCTTTTATATGTTTGTGCTGTCACTTACTTGACGTTCTCAGCTGGTTTTCCAGTGTCTCCATCTATTGCAGGATAGGCGTCAATAACCTGATCACTATTAATCTGACCTTTTGAAAAGACTGGAATagctttgaccttggggtcaaAATGTGGGCCCTCTGGCTGATTCTTTACTTGGATATTTATTGTATAGATTTTAGCTGGGGTCTGTGATGACAGTCCTCCAGATGGCCCGCTGGCACCGCTTGCACCGTTGGCACCGCTGGCACCGTTGGCACCGTTGGCACCGCTGGCACCATTGGCACCACTGGCACCACTGGCACCACTGGGACCACCTGCTTCCCCTTCAAAACCTACACTAAGTTGAGTATCGCCCATAGATCCATCATACAGTGGAGCTTTGTTTCTTACAGCTATGCCTAGTTCAAGGTTCTTCACATCCTCATAATCCACAGCCTATgacataacaaaacaaaaacattttttaatgtcTTACTGGaggtttacaaacacacacaataactAGCATTTGTTTCCTGAAAATCCAAAATGTTAAACTTATCTACAGTCTATGCACCTTGGACAAGACATGACAAAACATTGTAGTATTTGTACATGTTGATGTATATATTTAGAGAggacaggtcacacacagacagacagatggggaGAACAAGCAAACTCTATACATCTAGCACTGTAATAAATACTGTGAAGtatttttatgaataaacaATACAATACCTTATCAAGCATTAGGATGCCCTCATTGGTGAGGGGGTCAGTTTTAACGCTGAAGTAGCCAGCCTCGTTGCCTTTGACAATATCAAATACAACTTCCCAGTTCTCTGTGCCCTTTAGGTCCATGTCCTGTGTTTTGAATCTCATCACCTCCACACCCTGTGTGTTCTCCTCAATACTGCCCTCATACTGCAAGTGACATTATATAGTTCactataattaattataataataatatttgattAATTGCAGTCTGTTTTTTGATGTGCTATGAGTACATCAAGCATTGCATGTTTTTcaagaaaacaagaaagaaCAAGAAAACATGCAATTCTGGAATGGGGTGAAACTACAGTATCTGTTCAGGTTGTTATGCTGGTATAGTACATCATGAAAACGTACCGCTGTTTTTTCCAGAGTGGGAGGGTTGTCATTCACATCTACCACATTAATGGTAACAGTGCCGGTTCCACTCTTACCATCTGGTTTGCCATTGAGATCTTGACCTTTCACTGTCAGAATATACTGATCTTGTGTCTAACGTAAAAACAGCCAGAGACtcagaaatacattttaaaattaatagCTTCACTGTAAAAAATACTGGAAACATAGCACTACACTTTACATCATTCTGTACCTCTCTGTCGAGGGTTGGCTTCTTGACAAAGATGGTTCCATTTCTGTCCATGTAAAACATGTCATCAGGAGGATTCTGAGTTATGATGGAATAGGCAATCTGAGAGTTCTCATTGCCTGGTTCATCAGCATCAGTTGCAATGACTTTCATAACTGAAGCCCCTGTAAAAACATAATGCAATGCATGTGTACTCAGTTGTCTTTTCATGAAACATAGCCTTTACACAAGGAGCATTTAGAAGCAGTTGAGCAGATTTTGTGTGCTTTTAGTTTAGCAGGGTATTCGCCTAAATAACTAAAGACTCTGTGTTTTGCTAGATAATTATGCAATCCTAATTatgcaacatgttttctcacatttagttaaatgtgcaaaagtccaaatgtaaatgttaagggTGGAAAAATAGCAGTACAAAGCAGGACAGGGCTTATTGTACACTTACCTGCAGGACTGAGCTCTTTCACCTCTCCTGGCTTAATGAATCCAAACACTGGGGCATTATCGTTCTCATCTAAAACCTTAATTCTTATATCAattttcttctctgcttctttaCCACTAGTGTATGTAGCAACACCAGACAACTGAAACAGGAGAAGATATTCACTCAAAATTAGTTGCCTCCCCATCATGTATTGCAGCCTGTTCATTCATAAACAGAATTAGTTGAGTAAACATTATGTGTTACTTTGTGTGTTAGTTTAAAATAGTGTTGAGGTAAACAGTAAAGGAACATTTAGTGGACCATCTATTTTTTCTAATACTATGTCCTTGAAGAGTGCAGACATGTGTTCTCTTTGCTCCCTATtctacttttgcttgcagtgtttCTGTCCTTTCTTAgtaccctgatctgctattccgGAACAAATATTTTTTAGCTAAACAACTGGTCACTCATTGCATTTAACAAAGTTttctcaaaaagaaaaaaatcacaggCAAAACCACTCTGGCCCTCGGTGACTTTTGCCTCTGGCTACATGCGAGATGCATGGCCCAGaaggcccggattgaaggactgactaGTAACATCTCTGCCCGCtcggaggaggaaaggagacagACGGATAATGTGCAGACAGACTGGACACTTGTGGAAAATGGCAACAGCCTTGTCTGGCAAGCTTGAGGAGATGGGTAACCCATAGACCCGAAGGAGGCAATGAGCCCTGAGTCCTGTTCGATTGGATTATTGATCTAGCCAAATTAGTTATGGCTCGTTTAAAAAAAACGTTATAACATTTGCTGTATTATTTGTacttcctccccttcctcttccCTTCCAGTGTCCAATCTAAGTCAACAGCTGTGCTTCTACCTTCTTTTTCCTTTATTGTGTCTCCCTACAAGGACAAATGTTggactgatctgtaaacatctACTGCATTCACAATGACAGCATCATCCATGGTACACAGAGTTTGGATGTTACTGGTCAAAGTGGGGCAGTTGTCATTTAGACCGTCCACCTGAATAGCTATGGTGCCAGTGGCTGCTTTAGCAGGCGTGTCTGTGTTAGAGTAATGGAAACAGGAACAGATAAGTTTCAATTTTATCAAACGAGCCATATGAATGCAAATGTGTAGTCAGTACAAggctcatttaaaaaaaaaaaaaaaaaaacgttataACATTTACTGTGTCTCCCTACAAGGACATCTGTTGGACTGATCTATAAACATCTGGGTCATCTTCGATGCATTGCTTGATGTATCGGTtttctgtattgtattgtattgtattgtattgcaaCTTGATTCCACTGTCGGACGGCACTGCCAGCATGGCTGCCTAAAGAATTTTCCcgttgtgggatcaataaagttctatCCTACCCTATAAAGTTCTATCCTAagtctccctctcttccccaGAAAGTATCCATCTAGTGAATCAAATAATATTACAttcaaataaattcaaattcaaagtATAGCAAAAATAGTTGCGAGTCATGAAGCTCTTACGTTATATGTGTCAATGAATTCTCTGTCAAGTACTTTGGTGACACGAATCAGTCCAGTTTTAGTGTCAACTACAAATACATGAAAGGGATATTGATTTGCACCAATGCCTTGCAGGGAGTAGTGAATATTAGAATCCAATTCAAAGTCTGATCGAAtctgaaacaaaagcaaaaccttATTATTTcattgcacaaacacaaaatacacctcaaaatatttttctttttcaataaCCCCATCTAGTGGCTGGTGgctattataaatatatatatattatatatatatatatatatatatatacatatactgtatgtgctgacaAAACCCATATTAGCTTTATCTAAGGTGACAGATGCATTTTTTTGATTGATATACAGGATATCaccattattattagtagtaggaCTAATTGTAGTAGTCATGGTAGATTTAGATATTTATTCCAAATTTCTGACAGCagttatgttttagtgttagtAGAGAACAGTGACCTACCTTGGCAATGTATTCCTTTTGGGTGTAGTCTACATTTTCCATCAGAGTCCTAGCCGGGAGAATccattctcttctttttcttaccACATTGTCTTCAGTATTAACCTTTCCCACAGCTACAGTTTGGAGCTATAACACAATGAAGGCTGAATTACTGGATGAAGTTAGAATCTATACATGGACATCATGTTGccaattgtgtttttatacattcCATCAGTGAATTTTTCCAAACATACAGTGAATTCCATCATTTCTGAACTCTTGCACTTTACTTTTTGTTTCCTTAGGAGATAAACTCTCATAATAGCATCTCCATTGTTCACAGGAGGGAGTCGCTCGGCTCCTTTCTgcgatcgcaacactgttaccgtaagtatTGCACAAATCGCGCACTTCAACTATAGCAACGATAGCGAACAGCGGGCATTTTTTAGATGCTGATCTGTTTTCCCATACCTTACTGCAGTATGTGACCTTAACCAAACTATAACAGCATAATGGTTTGTAGAGTCTTCTAGATTGCATCATCTAATCAGTGATTGTTTTTTAGAAATTAAGTCTGCTGTCTGATATTTGCAGACACCATACATTAATTTGTAATTTGTGCTTCTCTTTTATTCATACAGAATGAGTCTGATAAACCAGATATTGGAGATGTTGCAGTGTCCctcttttcattcatttgtgacagtgacagacatTCAGTTTACTACCAGCATGTAAAAATGTCTTTCGGTTAAAGTGACATGTGGTCAGCCTCCCCAGATGTGCCAATGTCTTCCTGATAATGTTTAGACTGATCTTTGCATTAAATCTTAGCTATCCCACAGAGCTGACCAACACATTTGAATTCACTTAGAAAATTTTACTTAGTGTGGAAGACGTAAAACTATCACCAAAGTTTCATACTCTTAAGAATGACTTGAACATAAACTGCAGATATTCATCTGTGAAAGGGGTTTTTAGTCAGGCATAGGACCCCAAAGGGAAAAATGTGTTCCTGTATTTTATAATGTTTTGCAAACTGTATGTTTGTTGTGCTGTAAGTTTGTTAAAGGGTTTactattatatatttaaaatcatACTTGACTGATAGCTAagctaaatatatatttttttgttttctttgctttttaaataatttgcAATTATTAATTTGCTGAACTTATGTTTACTCAAAATAATTGAAATTTTAAATTTGCACTTTATTTATTCTGGAGTCATATTGTTTATGTTATTTTGATTTCTGTTTACTTAATCACAGGTGATAATGAAATACATTTTGAGTTACATCAATTAACAATATTTAAGTTGATTTAATTAGAATTAAGAACAATCAATAAGAACATGTAGTATAATCAACCGTTTTAAGTTCTTATGACATTTGACGTTCAAGTTGGTAAACTTTTGAGGGAATCAGTTTACTTTAGTTCCGTTAACTAATCAGGGTTTACAGTGTACATGCTGAAACAGTACAAAGAAGCTCAGGCACTGCTTCAGACCCAGACATACCATAGTCTGGCTGAAATTTGACCTGTCAACCAAGAGGGTGGGACTGAGTTgttacttacacacacactgcctacactgaaaaaaatgtgGAATGAAACTTACCTAGGGAAACCTAGGTAACAATTCCCATGCAGAAATCCTAAGTAACTATCACAGGGCCAATTTTAGTAGTTTTCATTCAAGTACCCTTCACTTAACTTTTTTAGTTATTGAGCCAAACAAATCACTAGATCTTACTCACTCCTTAGTAAATTTTATTCTAAATGCATTTGCAGGAATAGTTACTATGATGTACGTTTATGTAAGTTATATTTAAgtaatatttaattcatttttatgtttaataaagtaaaatatttattatattgcaGGTTCAATCCTcccagagaggagaggaagagtgTAAAGAACAGACAGAAATTTCTGTGGTAGTTCTACAAGCCAAGGGCAAAAccccatttatttttaacacaatAAATTGCACCACTCTCCACTGAGGGTCAGTTACTCTCATACTCTTTTCCCTCATTGTGCAGCtcataaaacaacacaggacatggcaaggaaaacagcaaaatagcaaaagaaaaagagtgtacagtacacacaggtAGGTTTCAAGACAAAGTCACAAAGCCTAAACTTATTTGGATTTCAATCTTTATCAAAGTTTGTCCATTACTATATTCAGGTCAGACACATTTTTACAGGTATCCTTGATACACAAATATATACTACACTTAGAACATTAGTTCTTCATCTTTCATGTGAACATGACTCAAAGGTAACAATTAGTAGTAGTAAATGCTGACTTTTTCAAAAA from Betta splendens chromosome 4, fBetSpl5.4, whole genome shotgun sequence includes:
- the LOC114853581 gene encoding desmoglein-2.1-like; its protein translation is MIRVCFPAFALLSFVLQTVAVGKVNTEDNVVRKRREWILPARTLMENVDYTQKEYIAKIRSDFELDSNIHYSLQGIGANQYPFHVFVVDTKTGLIRVTKVLDREFIDTYNLSGVATYTSGKEAEKKIDIRIKVLDENDNAPVFGFIKPGEVKELSPAGASVMKVIATDADEPGNENSQIAYSIITQNPPDDMFYMDRNGTIFVKKPTLDRETQDQYILTVKGQDLNGKPDGKSGTGTVTINVVDVNDNPPTLEKTAYEGSIEENTQGVEVMRFKTQDMDLKGTENWEVVFDIVKGNEAGYFSVKTDPLTNEGILMLDKAVDYEDVKNLELGIAVRNKAPLYDGSMGDTQLSVGFEGEAGGPSGASGASGANGASGANGANGASGANGASGASGPSGGLSSQTPAKIYTINIQVKNQPEGPHFDPKVKAIPVFSKGQINSDQVIDAYPAIDGDTGKPAENVKYAKGSDPDNWLTIDPTTAEIRMNKKPDRDSSKKFLVNGTYIAKVLCITEDMPAKTATGTIAIQVDDLNDNCPTLTTNIQTLCTTDDAVIVNAVDTDAYPNGPPFNFKIISKEAQGKWQVEHLNDTAVIVRTHETLLPGSYEVEFNVTDEQGKACPAPQMVKIHVCACKAGMPCVFRESQSQAQRKTELGPAGIAMLLLGLLLLLLIPLLLFFCLCGEGALLPDSFTQMPFDTKSHLINYHTECMGENAEVPLLTRPLVLDGIIFGPSMAIASKANMGGAEAGFGIQKSVTCMDGINTYPGAANDNRVATWEVNQEGGAFYSDFQHLETLRSGGFQDDLALSDTALRQYYTKRTSSGHENLKDNLLVYDYEGQGSAAGSVGCCSLLESDNDLQFLDDLGQKFKTLAEVCGGQTILAKDKQLSTPVPDMSINVQTSLSSLVSIPELSPVPKLQPILPKTEPTVRDTSKRSHVVKESTATMKGGMTTVKQGMTNQGQMLLLQQQQQPVYYTTTPLLQPLQYVVQPQVHNNVLLAEGPTTNLQGVILVNSTEPGSAKGVVVQGQTLMSSRQGQLPGMVVMDRTGVQAVSSNLIHTDNFIGNQTMMVVEGQNPAGKAPKGGYSKLVQGGSLQTGEISRSPKVLVVGGPISSGGQLDKEADFSQNSDVSDSQKVWNNTGSTFTSSHSSVVGSSKTTQAPSYRKVVVEETKEILDPFQ